The following nucleotide sequence is from Halorussus caseinilyticus.
GGCCTTCGACGCCGCGTAGTGGCACTCTACCGGCGCGCCGGTGTAGGCCAGAATCGACGAGACGTTCGTGACCGAGGGCGTCGGGGAGTCCTCGGACTCCTTCAGGCGGGGCAGGGCCGCCTTCGTCACGTTGAACGCGCCGTTGACGTTGGTGTTCATCACCCGGTCGAAGTCCTCCGGCGAGAGGTCCTCGGTGTAGACGTGTTGGTCGATGCCCGCGTTGTTGACGACGTGCGAGAGGTCGCCGAAGGCTTCGACCGTCGCGTCCACGAGGTCGGCCGCGTCGTCGGGGTCGCTCACGTCGGCCCGGACCGCGACGGCCTCGCTGTCGGTCCCGCGCTGGATGGACTCGGCGACCGTTCTGGCCTTCTGTGCGCTCGACGCGTAGTTGACGGCAACGTCGTAGCCGTCGCGCGCGAATCGCTCGGCGATTGCTCGGCCGATACCCCGAGAGGACCCGGTGACGAGTGTCGCTGGCATACCCCGACGACGAGCGTCCGCGACCTTGGCGTTTATGACTGCCGGGCGTGATTCCGGACCCATGAGCGACCCCCGAACCGACGCCGCCGCGGGCGAGTCGAATCCGGGGCCGGACCCCGAACTCGACGACCTGTTGGACGAACTCGAAACGCTGGAGAGGACAGTAGACGACCCCGAGGAAGTCGAACAGGTCCGCGAGACGATACGGGTCGCCCGGCGGGTCTCGACCCCGAGCGCGTTCGGCCGGGTCATCCGTGGGTTCGACCGGCACGACGCCGCCGAATCGCTGGTCGGGAGCATCGTCGTCGGCGTGCCGATGCTGGTCGAGGGCGGGACGCTCGAAATCGGGGCGCACCTCGCCACCCATCCGGTTGCCTTCCTCGCCACGCTGGTCGGGACCGTCGGGGTCGTCGTCGGCGTGCTGTACGTCGCCGAAATCCAGCAGGTCGAAATCTACCGACCCTTCTTCGGCGTGGTCCCGCGCCGACTCGTGGGCGTCCTCGCCATCTCGTTCGCCACGGCGCTCGCGCTGATGACCGGGTGGGGGCGCGTCGAGTGGACCGACCCGTGGCTCGCGGTGTGTCAGACCACGGTGACGTTCGCTCCGATGGCTCTCGGCGGCGCTCTCGGCGACATTCTGCCGGGGTCGTGAAAATTTCGTTCACGCCTCTCGTGAAAATGTCAATGTTCAAACTCTATAACACAAAGTATATCAACGTAGTGCGGGTATTGGTAGCTGTTCCCACGCGGAACCCGGTGAGACGTATGATAGAATGTCCACACTGCGGTTCGGACCTGAATCGGCAAACGAAGAGTCAAACGCGACGCAACGGCGAACCTCTCGGCGGTAAATCGACCGGTTCAGAACTCGTAAACTGTCCGGACTGCGACGGGATGATAGACGGGTTCTCGGCGCATTAGGCGGTAACTACTCTCTTTTCGGGCGCGTCAGGCGGCAGGATGACGACTACAGCGCCGTCAGTGCTTCGCGGGCGTTCTCGACGGCGGCGTCTTTCTTGGCGGGGTAGGCTTCGACCTTCGCGCGGAACGTGATTCCCTCGCCGAGTTCGGCCTCGCCGCGGTAGGCCGCCTGCTTGTCGAGACGGAGGAACAGCGAGCAGTTGTCGTCCACTCGCTGGTCGAGTTCGTCCAGCAGGCCGTCGGCGTCGGGGAGTTCGGCCACCCTCGAGAGGACGCGGCGCATCTCGTCGGCGTTCTCGACGCGCGCCGAGAGGACGAGGATTCGGTCGCCGTGGTGACCCTCGCTGGTCGCTCGCTCGATTTCGAACTCGTCGGGAAGGTAGGTCCGCAGGGCTTGCTCGACGCGCTTGTCGTCCTCGGTCGCGTAGCAGAACGCCCGCAGGTCGATGTAGTGGAACGGAACTTCGGCCATCGAGCGGTGGTAGGACCCCCGAACGGAAAAAGGCGTTTCGTTCGGTGCAGAACTTCTCGGGTGGCTCTGGGCGGCGACTGCTCGACTCTGGGGCGGTTCTGACTGTTTTCTAACTGCGCGTTGTTTTCATTCCGGCGCGCGCGGGCGCGGCCTCTCGTGGCCGCGCCCATCCGCGCGAGGGACGAGTAGCGCAGGCCGCAGGCCGAGCAACACAGTCGGTTGGGGAGGACGTGGCCCGCGGTTGTGGTGCGGGGCGGTGCGGTTGCGGTCTGATTGGTTCAAGCCTGAAGCTAGCTTCTCTCGTCATGTCCCGGTTGTCTAGTCTTCTCCCGACCCCTCTCGTCTCACAACTCCCATCCACCTTTCAGAAGAGACCAAAGGCTACCCACGCAAGTAGAATCACCCCAACCGCGGAAAACGAACGGAAGTCGCAGTCGCTACTCTTCGTCTTCGACCGCTTCCAGCGAGTCCTCGGGGATGCCGGTCTCCTGACCGTCCTCGAAACTGACGGTGTAGGTGCTGTCGCCGAACATCGTGTCCATCACTTGGGTCACTTCGCCCTCTTCGCCGTCGTAGTCGCTGTGTTCGTCGTGGAGAATCACGCGGTCTTCTTTCTCGAAGCTCATGGGTCGTGATAGCTTCGCGGCCGGTAAAAACGACCCGGTTCGGGTCGCGGGCGAGACCGGCCGAGACGGGCGGAGGCCCCACAGAGCAGTCCGCTCGCGGCGAGCGTTCCGACCGAAGGCTTATTCGGCAGGCCCGACAATTTTCGGGGTATGATTTCGCGCTCTCCGCTCCCCAGTCCGTCGCCGTACCGGTCGTCGATTCGCAGGCCGTCGATTCGCAGGCCGCAAGCCGTCGCCTCGTCGTCGCCGCGATGACTGCGGTGGACGACCTCTGGTATCTCACCACGCGGGCCGAACAGCGCGCCGAACAGGTCCACCATCGCCTGACCGACGCTCACGAGAAGTTCCTCGAACGCCGTCACGCCCGGCGGGTCTCCCGGCCGCGGTTCCGGACGCTCGCCGAGCGAATCGCCGAGTTTGGCGCGCCCTACGGCACACACTCGGTCGTCTACCGGCCGTCGGGGGAACTCCTGCTCGTCCGGCACGCGGGCGTCGGGATGTGGGTCGTCCCCGGCGGCGAACCCGACCCCGGCGAGTCGTTCCGGGAGGCCGCCGAGCGCGAACTGGCGGAGGAGGCGGGCGTCGAAGCGACCTACGACGGACTGGCGATGAACGTCCGGGTCGAGATTCGGTGCGGCGAGTACTCGACGTGGGGCGTCCTACCCCTGTTCGAAGCCCGCGTCGAGGGCGAGGCGACGCCCGACCCCGACGACCCCGACGGCGAAATCACCGACGCGCGGTGGTTCGCCGACCTTCCGGAGGACACGCGGGACCGCGAGGACCTGCTGGCGTGGCGCGAGTTCGCGCTGAAGTGACCCGAGTGGTAATTTCGAGGGTAGGGACTTATTTACGTGGAGTA
It contains:
- a CDS encoding SDR family NAD(P)-dependent oxidoreductase, which translates into the protein MPATLVTGSSRGIGRAIAERFARDGYDVAVNYASSAQKARTVAESIQRGTDSEAVAVRADVSDPDDAADLVDATVEAFGDLSHVVNNAGIDQHVYTEDLSPEDFDRVMNTNVNGAFNVTKAALPRLKESEDSPTPSVTNVSSILAYTGAPVECHYAASKAGLLGLTKSHAGDFAPEVRVNAVAPGHVETDMTADRTEAEKREEMAKIPLDRFGRPEDIAEAAAFLRDAGFVTGETLNVNGGELMR
- a CDS encoding DUF2391 domain-containing protein encodes the protein MSDPRTDAAAGESNPGPDPELDDLLDELETLERTVDDPEEVEQVRETIRVARRVSTPSAFGRVIRGFDRHDAAESLVGSIVVGVPMLVEGGTLEIGAHLATHPVAFLATLVGTVGVVVGVLYVAEIQQVEIYRPFFGVVPRRLVGVLAISFATALALMTGWGRVEWTDPWLAVCQTTVTFAPMALGGALGDILPGS
- a CDS encoding RNA-binding protein, with translation MAEVPFHYIDLRAFCYATEDDKRVEQALRTYLPDEFEIERATSEGHHGDRILVLSARVENADEMRRVLSRVAELPDADGLLDELDQRVDDNCSLFLRLDKQAAYRGEAELGEGITFRAKVEAYPAKKDAAVENAREALTAL
- a CDS encoding DUF1918 domain-containing protein, with the protein product MSFEKEDRVILHDEHSDYDGEEGEVTQVMDTMFGDSTYTVSFEDGQETGIPEDSLEAVEDEE
- a CDS encoding NUDIX domain-containing protein; the protein is MTAVDDLWYLTTRAEQRAEQVHHRLTDAHEKFLERRHARRVSRPRFRTLAERIAEFGAPYGTHSVVYRPSGELLLVRHAGVGMWVVPGGEPDPGESFREAAERELAEEAGVEATYDGLAMNVRVEIRCGEYSTWGVLPLFEARVEGEATPDPDDPDGEITDARWFADLPEDTRDREDLLAWREFALK